The window CGGCGATGAACGCGCGGTCCCGCGGGATCGCCTCGCGGGCGGCCGCGAGCACCCGCTCGCGCTCCGCCTCGGACAGCATCGGGAACTCCCCGGTCGAGCCGAGGACGACGTAGCCGGCGAGCCCGGTCGCGCTCCACCGCCGGAGGTTCGCCTGGAGCCGCTCCACGGCGACGTCCTCGCCGCGGAACGGCGTCGTCACGGGGACGAAGACGCCTTCGACGCTACGCATGGAGGGTCCCCTCCGACGCCTGCCGCGCCTTGATCCGGGCCTGCGCGGCGCTGAGCCGCGCGATGGGGATCATGAACGGCGAGCACGACACGTAGGTCATGCCCACCGTGTGACAGAACTCGACCGACGACGGCTCGCCGCCGTGCTCGCCGCAGATGCCGATCTTCAGGTCGGGCCGCGCACGGCGCCCGCGCTCGATGCCGATCTTGATCAGCTCGCCGACCCCTTCCTGGTCGAGCACGGAGAAGGGATCGGACGGCAGGAGGTTCTTCTGGAGGTACTCCGGCAGGAACTTCGCGACGTCGTCCCGGCTGTAGCCGAACGTTAGCTGCGTGAGGTCGTTGGTCCCAAACGAGAAGAACTCGGCGGTCCGCGCGATCTTGTCGGCGATGAGGGACGCGCGCGGCACCTCGATCATCGTGCCGATCAGGTACTTCACCGGCACGCCCATCTCCGCGATGATCCCGTCGGCCACCGTCTTCGTCTGCTCGTAGGTGAGCTCCATCTCGCCGACCGTGCCCGTGAGCGGGATCATGATCTCGGGCTCGACGCGCACGCCCTCGGCCGCCACCGCGCAGGCCGCCTCCATGATCGCGCGCACCTGCATCTCGTAGATCTCCGGGTACGTGATGCCGAGCCGGCAGCCGCGGTGGCCCAGCATCGGGTTGGCCTCCTGGAGCGAGCGGACCTTTGCCATCATCGCCTCGAGGCGCTCGCGCCCCATGTGCCGCGCATCGAGGCGCGTGTACTCCTCGAGGAGGTCCGTGTACTTCGGCAGGAACTCGTGGAGTGGCGGGTCGAGGAGGCGGATCGTGACGGGCAGGCCGTCCATCACGCGGAAGATGCCCGTGAAGTCCTCGCGCTGGAACGGGAGCAGCCGCTTCACCGCCGCGTGCCGCGCGGCCGAGTCGCTCGCCATGATCATCTCGCGGACGATCGGGATGCGGTCGGCGGCGAAGAACATGTGCTCGGTCCGCACCAGGCCGATCCCCTCCGCGCCGAACTCGCGCGCCTTCCGCGCGTCCTCGGGCGTGTCCGCGTTGGCCCGCACGCCGAGCGTCCGGACGCGGTCCGCCCACCCCAGGAACTCCTCGACCTTCTCGGTCAGCCGCGGCGGGATGAGGGCCACCTCGTCCACGATGACCTCGCCGGTGTCGCCGTCGATCGAGATCAGATCGCCCTCACGGAGCGTGCGGCCGCCCGCCACGAAGACGCGCCGCTCCTCGTCCACCACGATGTCGCTCGCGCCCACGACGCAGCACTTCCCCATGCCGACGGCGACGACCGCCGCGTGCGACGTGCGCCCGCCGCGCGCGGTGACGATGCCTTCGGACGAGTACATGCCGGCCACGTCTTCGGGGGACGTCTCCGGACGTACCAGGATCACCCGCTGGCCGTTCCGGGCCGCCTCCACCGCCCGATCGGCGTTGAAGACGACGTGCCCGACGGCGCCGCCCGGCGCCGCCGGCAGACCGCGCGCGAGGAGGCGCCCCTCGGCGAGCGCCCGCTCCTTGTCGCGCGGGTCGAGGACCGGGAGGAAGATCTTCCCGAGCTCGCGGGGCGGCACGCGGAGCAGCGCCGTGTGCTGGTCGATGACGCTCTCGTGCACGAGGTCCACCGCGACGCCGACCGAGGCGAGCGCCGAGCGCTTGCCGGCGCGCGTCTGCAGGAGGTAGAGCTTTCCCTCCTGGATCGTGAACTCGAGGTCCTGCATGTCCTTGTAGTGACGCTCGAGGCGGTCGGCGATCTCGAGGAGCTCATCGTAGATCGCGGGCATGCGACGCTTGAGTTCGTCGATATGCTCGGGCGTGCGGATGCCGGCCACCACGTCCTCGCCCTGGGCGTTGGCGAGGAACTCGGCGTAGAAGCGCCGCTCGCCGGTGCGCGGGTCGCGGGTGAACCCCACGCCCGTCCCCGACGTCTCGCCGAGGTTGCCGAACACCATCGCCATCACCGTCACGGCGGTGCCCCAGTCGGCCGGAATGCCGTGGATCCGGCGATACTCGGTCGCCTTCTTGGCGAACCAGGAGTCGAACACGGCGTCGATGGCGAGACGGAGCTGCTCCCTCGGATCCTGCGGGAACGGCGCGCCGGCGCGGGCGCTCACGATGTCCTTGAACGTCTGCGTGAGCTTCCGAAGCTCGCCCGCGGGGATCTCGGGATCGGTCCTGATGCCGAGGCGGGCCTTGAGGGCGTCGAGCTCGGCGTCGAAGGCCTCGCGCCGGATGCCGAGGACCACGCTCGAGAACATCGTCACGAAGCGGCGATAGCAGTCCCACGCGAAGCGCTCGTTCTTCGTCCACGCAGCGAGCCCGCGCACCGTCGCGTCGTTGAGCCCGAGGTTCAGGACCGTCTCCATCATGCCGGGCATCGAGGTGCGCGCACCCGAGCGGACGGCGACGAGGAGGGGGCGCTCGGCGTCGCCGAGCTTCATGCCCGCCGCGGCCTCGAGCCGTACCAGGTGCTCCTGCGTCTGCTCCGCGAGGCCCTCGGGCCACTGACGGCCGCTCTTGTTGTAGCGCGACCAAGCCTGCGTGGTGAGCGTGAAGCCCGGCGGCACGGGGATCCCGAGGTTGGTCATCTCGGCGAGCTCGCAGCCCTTCCCGCCCAGAAGGTTGCGCATGAGGGACGAGCCCTCCGCGTGGCCTCCGCCGAAGAAATAGACGTATTTGGTCATATGCCGAAAAAGTCTTTTAACACTACAGGATGTGAAGCACTCGCGTCAATCTTTCTCATGCCCGGGGAGCCTCGCGCCTCCCCACCATTCTGCCGAAAAACGAAAGGGCCACGGGTCGTTTCACCCGTGGCCCCAGAGTGTCCATCGCCACGGGCCGTCTCCTGCCCGTGGCATCCGATGTCGCGTTACTTCGCGGATGCTCCGGGCAGGCCCGGCAGCGCCAGCAGAATCAGGCCCAGCGACAGCACCCGCGCGGTGATCAACGTCATGGTGGACGGAGCATACGCGGGAGCGTGACCGCGTGTCAAGACCGCTTTCTCTTGCCGCGGCGGGCGGGGCCCTCCCGCCTCAGCACGAGCATCTCCACGGCCTCCAGGTGGTCGAGCATCGCCTGCCGCGCCGCGCGCTCGTCCCGCGCCGTGATCGCCGCGAGGATGCGCCGGTGGTCCTGATGCGACCGCGTCGGCCGGCCGGGCGTGTTGAGCGACTCCTCGCGGCTCTGGCTCAAGAGATCCATGATCGCGTGGGCGAGCCGCGTGATCGCGCGGTTGTGCGCCGCCGCGCCGATCGCCGCGTGGAAGGCGGCGTCCTGGGCGAGACCGGTGTTGCCGGCCGCGATCTCCTTGGCCTGCGCCTCGAGGATCCGGTCCATCTCCTGGATCTCGTCGCGGGTGGCGCGGGCCGCGGCGAGCCCCGCGAGGGCGGGCTCGAGGAGCCGGCGTGCCTCGAACAGCTCGGCGATCGCCTCGCGCTGCGTGGTCAGGAGGAGCGCGAGCGGTCCCACGAGCGCGTCGATGGACACCTCGCGGACGAAGGTCCCCTCGCCGGGCCGGCTCTCGATGAGGCCGAGACTCTCGAGGGCCCGCAGCGCCTCGCGGACCGACGGGCGGCTGACGACGAACTTCTCGGCGAGGTCGCGCTCGGGGGGCAGCCGGTCGCCGCTCTTCAGCTGGCCCTCGGAGATCAACTGCTTGATCTGGCGGACGATCTCTTCGTAGATCCGCGTCGACTTGATCGGCGCGAGGTCCACGCCCCGGTCGCCCCGCCGCTTCCCCTCGCCGGCCGTCATCAGAGCTTCTGCGGGACGCGCACGCGGTGGCGGCGCCCCGAGCGGGCGAGCCACCAGCCGAGCGCGGTGAGCAGGGCGCCGAGCGCCAGGGGCACGGGCCGGTGGAGCAGGCCGGCCGCCTCCCCCAGCCAGCGCACGACCAGGGCGTCCTCGAGAATCATCTCCCCCGCCACGTAGCCCAACACCCCCCCGCCGAACCAGACGATCCACGTGTAGCGGTTCATGAGGTACGCGAGGAGCCCGGCGCCCCAGACCACGATCGGCAGCGAGAGGCCGATGCCGAACATGACGAGCATGAGGTCCCCGTGGGCCGCCGCCGCGATCGCCAGCACGTTGTCGAGGCTCATCGTCACGTCGGCGACGATGATGATCCAGATCGCCTCCCAGAGGGAAGCCCCGTGACGCACGTCGCCCGCCCCCTCCCCGCCAGGCCGCACGAGCCGGGCGGCGATCCACACGAGGAGGAGGCCGCCCGCGAGCTGGAGCAGCGGCACCCGCAGGAGGACGCTCACGAGCGCGACGAAGACGAGCCGGAGCACGACCGCGCCGGCCGCCCCCCAGATCTGCCCGAGCACGCGCTTGCGCTTGGGCAGGGCGCGCACGGCGAGGGCAATGACCAGCGCGTTGTCGCCGGAGAGGAGGAGATTCAGGAACGAGATGCCCATGAGGCGCAGCCAGAACTGCGGATCGAGGAGGACGTCCATCAGGCGCCCGCGCCCGGCGCGGCCGCGCCGCGCAGCCGCCGCCACCAGGGGGTCAGCACGGGCAGCGCGAAGAACAGAAGCGCGACCGCGGTGATCGCCCCCGAGATCGGGCGGGTCACGAAGATCGCGAGCGAGCCCTGGGACATGATGAGGCTCTGGCGGAGCGCGTTCTCGGCGAGGTCGCCGAGGACGAGCGCCAGGACGAGCGGCGCGAGCG is drawn from Candidatus Methylomirabilota bacterium and contains these coding sequences:
- a CDS encoding TerC family protein; this translates as MDVLLDPQFWLRLMGISFLNLLLSGDNALVIALAVRALPKRKRVLGQIWGAAGAVVLRLVFVALVSVLLRVPLLQLAGGLLLVWIAARLVRPGGEGAGDVRHGASLWEAIWIIIVADVTMSLDNVLAIAAAAHGDLMLVMFGIGLSLPIVVWGAGLLAYLMNRYTWIVWFGGGVLGYVAGEMILEDALVVRWLGEAAGLLHRPVPLALGALLTALGWWLARSGRRHRVRVPQKL
- a CDS encoding FadR/GntR family transcriptional regulator, whose product is MTAGEGKRRGDRGVDLAPIKSTRIYEEIVRQIKQLISEGQLKSGDRLPPERDLAEKFVVSRPSVREALRALESLGLIESRPGEGTFVREVSIDALVGPLALLLTTQREAIAELFEARRLLEPALAGLAAARATRDEIQEMDRILEAQAKEIAAGNTGLAQDAAFHAAIGAAAHNRAITRLAHAIMDLLSQSREESLNTPGRPTRSHQDHRRILAAITARDERAARQAMLDHLEAVEMLVLRREGPARRGKRKRS
- the ppdK gene encoding pyruvate, phosphate dikinase, with product MTKYVYFFGGGHAEGSSLMRNLLGGKGCELAEMTNLGIPVPPGFTLTTQAWSRYNKSGRQWPEGLAEQTQEHLVRLEAAAGMKLGDAERPLLVAVRSGARTSMPGMMETVLNLGLNDATVRGLAAWTKNERFAWDCYRRFVTMFSSVVLGIRREAFDAELDALKARLGIRTDPEIPAGELRKLTQTFKDIVSARAGAPFPQDPREQLRLAIDAVFDSWFAKKATEYRRIHGIPADWGTAVTVMAMVFGNLGETSGTGVGFTRDPRTGERRFYAEFLANAQGEDVVAGIRTPEHIDELKRRMPAIYDELLEIADRLERHYKDMQDLEFTIQEGKLYLLQTRAGKRSALASVGVAVDLVHESVIDQHTALLRVPPRELGKIFLPVLDPRDKERALAEGRLLARGLPAAPGGAVGHVVFNADRAVEAARNGQRVILVRPETSPEDVAGMYSSEGIVTARGGRTSHAAVVAVGMGKCCVVGASDIVVDEERRVFVAGGRTLREGDLISIDGDTGEVIVDEVALIPPRLTEKVEEFLGWADRVRTLGVRANADTPEDARKAREFGAEGIGLVRTEHMFFAADRIPIVREMIMASDSAARHAAVKRLLPFQREDFTGIFRVMDGLPVTIRLLDPPLHEFLPKYTDLLEEYTRLDARHMGRERLEAMMAKVRSLQEANPMLGHRGCRLGITYPEIYEMQVRAIMEAACAVAAEGVRVEPEIMIPLTGTVGEMELTYEQTKTVADGIIAEMGVPVKYLIGTMIEVPRASLIADKIARTAEFFSFGTNDLTQLTFGYSRDDVAKFLPEYLQKNLLPSDPFSVLDQEGVGELIKIGIERGRRARPDLKIGICGEHGGEPSSVEFCHTVGMTYVSCSPFMIPIARLSAAQARIKARQASEGTLHA